In Streptomyces sp. NBC_00433, a single genomic region encodes these proteins:
- a CDS encoding cupredoxin domain-containing protein — protein MAGGAVRRRAGVLSAVGVLLALTGCSSSDSGGSGPTASASASPPAAGGGADRIDIKDFAFNPSSLTVRAGAVVTVTNSDSTTHTVTATGAKAFDTGDIAPGRTMTFTAPSKTGSYPYICTIHPFMKGTLTVG, from the coding sequence ATGGCGGGTGGTGCGGTGCGGCGGCGTGCGGGTGTGCTGAGCGCGGTGGGTGTGCTGCTCGCGCTCACCGGCTGCTCCAGCTCGGACTCCGGCGGGTCGGGCCCGACCGCGAGCGCGTCGGCGTCCCCGCCCGCGGCCGGCGGCGGCGCCGACCGGATCGACATCAAGGACTTCGCCTTCAACCCCTCGTCGCTCACCGTCAGGGCGGGCGCCGTGGTGACCGTCACGAACAGCGACTCCACCACCCACACGGTGACCGCGACCGGTGCGAAGGCGTTCGACACCGGCGACATCGCGCCGGGCAGGACGATGACCTTCACCGCGCCGTCGAAGACCGGCTCCTACCCGTACATCTGCACGATCCACCCGTTCATGAAGGGCACCCTGACCGTCGGCTGA
- a CDS encoding UbiA family prenyltransferase has protein sequence MGGVGSASGVVKACHPEPTAAVTALVTALAAASGRSAEACVLIGAAVLCGQLSVGWCNDLVDAARDRAADRTDKPLAAGTAARRTVAAAAGTALAACVVLSLAAGRWAGAAHLTGVAAAWAYNLGVKRTAASWLPYALAFGLLPAFVTLGLPGRPWPPAWAMAAGALLGVGAHFTNVLPDIDADLAAGVRGLPQRLGRRRTRVLAPLPLLAASAVLVLGPPGPVGRAGWAALAVTAGLAAATTAATSQGARTAGRLPFLATLAMAVTAVGLLVLHGGSLVSA, from the coding sequence GTGGGTGGGGTGGGGAGCGCGAGTGGGGTTGTGAAGGCGTGTCACCCCGAGCCGACGGCCGCGGTCACCGCGCTGGTGACGGCGTTGGCAGCGGCGTCGGGCCGCAGCGCCGAGGCCTGCGTCCTGATCGGCGCAGCCGTGTTGTGCGGGCAGTTGTCGGTGGGCTGGTGCAACGACCTCGTGGACGCGGCCCGCGACAGAGCGGCGGACCGCACGGACAAGCCGCTGGCCGCGGGCACCGCGGCGAGGCGCACGGTCGCCGCGGCGGCGGGCACCGCGCTGGCCGCGTGCGTCGTGCTCTCGCTGGCCGCCGGCCGCTGGGCCGGGGCGGCGCATCTGACGGGCGTGGCGGCGGCCTGGGCGTACAACCTCGGGGTGAAGCGCACGGCGGCGTCCTGGCTGCCGTACGCGCTCGCCTTCGGGCTGCTGCCGGCGTTCGTGACGCTGGGGCTGCCGGGGCGGCCGTGGCCGCCCGCCTGGGCGATGGCCGCGGGCGCCCTGCTCGGCGTGGGCGCCCACTTCACCAATGTGCTGCCGGACATCGACGCGGATCTGGCCGCGGGTGTACGCGGCCTGCCGCAGCGGCTCGGCCGGCGGCGTACCCGCGTACTGGCCCCGCTGCCGCTGCTCGCCGCGTCGGCGGTGCTGGTGCTGGGCCCGCCGGGGCCGGTCGGGCGGGCCGGCTGGGCGGCGCTGGCGGTGACCGCGGGGCTGGCGGCGGCGACGACCGCCGCGACCTCGCAGGGCGCCCGCACGGCCGGCCGGCTGCCCTTCCTGGCGACCCTCGCCATGGCCGTGACCGCCGTGGGCCTGCTGGTGCTGCACGGCGGCTCGCTGGTGTCAGCGTAG
- a CDS encoding type III polyketide synthase yields the protein MTRIGAVHAVLPPYRYEQYEITEALAGLGTATAPVARGVLERVHAASAVRTRRLALPLERYATLRGFGEANDCFIEAAQELGEQAIRGALQAAGIRPDEVDLVISTSVTGIAAPSIEARIAGRLGLRPDVKRVPVFGLGCVAGAAGLARLHDYLEARPQGVAVLLSVELCSLTLQRDDTSTANVVAGSLFGDGAAAVVAVGRDRAAAGPEVVATRSRLYPDTEHLLGWAIGDNGFRIVLGSDLPDLVRSHLGSEVRDFLADHDLKAHDVAGWVVHPGGPKVLEAVRETLGLPARALEATWRSLAEVGNLSSASVLHILGDVLAGDRPLPGSPGLLMAMGPGFCSELVLLRW from the coding sequence ATGACGCGAATCGGCGCCGTGCATGCGGTGCTTCCGCCGTATCGCTACGAGCAGTACGAGATCACGGAAGCACTCGCGGGCCTGGGGACGGCAACGGCCCCGGTGGCGCGCGGGGTGCTGGAAAGGGTGCACGCCGCCTCCGCCGTGCGGACGCGACGGCTCGCCCTGCCCCTGGAGCGGTACGCGACACTGCGCGGCTTCGGCGAGGCCAACGACTGCTTCATCGAGGCCGCCCAGGAGTTGGGCGAGCAGGCGATCCGCGGCGCCCTGCAGGCCGCGGGAATCCGCCCCGACGAGGTGGACCTCGTGATCTCCACCTCGGTGACCGGCATCGCCGCGCCGTCGATCGAGGCGAGGATCGCGGGACGGCTCGGGCTGCGGCCCGACGTGAAGCGCGTTCCGGTGTTCGGCCTGGGGTGCGTGGCCGGCGCCGCGGGCCTGGCGCGGCTGCACGACTACCTGGAGGCCCGCCCGCAGGGCGTCGCCGTCCTGCTGTCGGTGGAGCTGTGCTCGCTGACCTTGCAGCGCGACGACACCTCGACCGCCAACGTCGTGGCCGGCTCGCTGTTCGGCGACGGCGCCGCCGCGGTCGTGGCGGTCGGCCGGGACCGGGCGGCCGCGGGGCCGGAGGTGGTGGCGACCCGCAGCCGGCTGTATCCGGACACCGAGCACCTGCTGGGCTGGGCCATCGGCGACAACGGCTTCCGTATCGTGCTGGGCAGCGACCTGCCCGACCTGGTCAGGAGCCATCTCGGGTCAGAGGTGCGGGACTTCCTGGCCGACCACGACCTCAAGGCGCACGACGTGGCCGGCTGGGTGGTGCACCCGGGCGGCCCGAAGGTGCTCGAAGCGGTCAGGGAGACCCTCGGGCTGCCGGCCAGGGCGCTGGAGGCGACGTGGCGCTCGCTCGCCGAGGTCGGCAACCTCTCGTCCGCCTCGGTGCTGCACATCCTCGGCGACGTCCTGGCCGGCGACCGCCCGCTGCCGGGCAGCCCCGGACTGCTGATGGCGATGGGACCCGGCTTCTGTTCCGAACTCGTCCTCCTGCGCTGGTAG
- a CDS encoding NAD(P)/FAD-dependent oxidoreductase: protein MIDLLVAGGGPAGLATAIHAARAGLDVVVAEPRPGPVDKACGEGLMPSAVRSLAALGVSVAGRPLHGIAYVDERHRAEARFRAGPGRGVRRTELHAALAAAAAELGVPVLPLRVDGVSQDGDGVTAAGITARYLAAADGLHSPIRRGLRLGAGPDLRPARYGLRRHFAMAPWSDCVEVHWSDRAEAYVTPLGPGLVGVAVLTCDRAPFSRQLAAFPRLLERLPADAVTPARGAGPMRQRVRTRAAGRVLLVGDAAGYVDALTGEGIAVALASAEQLVRCVLAGRPQDYDRAWRRASRDYRLLTASLLWLRGRPWSARRIVPAAARCPALFAAAVNRLS from the coding sequence GTGATCGACCTGCTGGTCGCGGGCGGCGGTCCCGCGGGGCTCGCCACCGCGATCCACGCCGCCAGGGCCGGGCTCGACGTGGTGGTCGCGGAGCCGCGGCCCGGCCCGGTCGACAAGGCGTGCGGCGAGGGCCTGATGCCTTCCGCGGTCAGGTCGCTGGCCGCGCTCGGCGTGAGCGTCGCGGGCCGCCCGCTGCACGGCATCGCCTACGTCGACGAGCGCCACCGGGCCGAGGCCCGCTTCCGCGCGGGACCGGGGCGGGGCGTGCGGCGTACCGAACTGCACGCGGCGCTCGCCGCGGCCGCGGCCGAACTGGGCGTGCCCGTGCTTCCGTTGCGGGTCGACGGGGTCAGCCAGGACGGCGACGGCGTGACCGCGGCGGGGATCACCGCCCGCTATCTGGCCGCGGCCGACGGCCTGCACTCGCCGATCAGGCGCGGGCTGCGGCTCGGCGCGGGCCCCGACCTCCGGCCGGCCCGCTACGGCTTGCGCCGGCATTTCGCCATGGCCCCCTGGTCGGACTGCGTCGAGGTCCACTGGTCCGACCGGGCCGAGGCGTATGTCACCCCGCTGGGACCGGGGCTGGTCGGGGTCGCGGTGCTGACCTGCGACCGCGCGCCCTTCTCGCGCCAGCTGGCCGCCTTCCCCCGGCTGCTGGAGCGGCTGCCCGCCGACGCCGTGACTCCCGCCCGCGGCGCGGGCCCGATGCGGCAGCGGGTCCGCACCCGGGCGGCGGGCCGGGTGCTGCTGGTCGGCGACGCCGCCGGCTATGTCGACGCGCTGACCGGCGAGGGTATCGCGGTGGCGCTGGCCTCGGCCGAGCAGCTGGTGCGCTGCGTGCTGGCCGGCCGCCCGCAGGACTACGACCGGGCGTGGCGGCGCGCCTCCCGCGACTACCGGCTGCTGACCGCCTCGCTGCTGTGGCTGCGCGGCCGCCCGTGGTCCGCCCGCCGCATCGTGCCCGCGGCGGCCCGCTGCCCCGCGCTCTTCGCCGCCGCCGTCAACCGCCTGTCCTGA
- a CDS encoding LacI family DNA-binding transcriptional regulator — translation MASDSAGRVTIADIAREAGVSLPTVSRVLNGRSDVAAATRRRVEDLLAEHGYRRRATGAASRANLIDLVFNDLDSPWAVEILRGVEKVAHTAGVGAVVSAVHHHAASARQWLVGVRSRNSDGAILVTSEPAPQLNAELRRLGMPLVVIDPAGVPTFDIPTIGATNWAGGRSAVLHLLSLGHRRIGMITGPPALLCSRARLDGYRSALESAGIELEDDLVRVGDFSHESGFALGSELLGGPQPPTAVFASSDQMALGVYEAARQSGLRVPDDLSVVGFDDLPQARWSPPPLTTVRQPLAEMGAAAADMLLQLVQGQTPDVLRVELSTSLVVRESSAAPRQTSGSGLDLGTRPAGSGSAVGRKWPTKSL, via the coding sequence GTGGCGTCAGACAGCGCGGGCCGGGTCACGATCGCCGACATCGCCCGCGAGGCCGGGGTGTCGCTGCCCACGGTCTCCCGGGTCCTCAACGGCCGCAGCGACGTGGCGGCGGCGACCCGCCGCCGGGTCGAGGACCTGCTGGCCGAGCACGGCTACCGGCGCAGGGCTACCGGCGCCGCGAGCCGCGCCAACCTCATCGACCTGGTGTTCAACGACCTCGACAGCCCCTGGGCGGTGGAGATCCTGCGCGGCGTGGAGAAGGTCGCCCACACCGCGGGGGTCGGCGCGGTGGTCTCCGCCGTGCACCACCATGCGGCCTCCGCCCGGCAGTGGCTGGTCGGGGTGCGGTCCCGCAATTCCGACGGCGCGATCCTCGTCACCTCCGAACCCGCCCCGCAGTTGAACGCGGAATTGCGGCGGCTCGGCATGCCGCTGGTGGTCATCGACCCGGCGGGGGTGCCCACCTTCGACATCCCGACCATCGGCGCCACCAACTGGGCCGGCGGCCGCAGCGCGGTGCTGCACCTGCTCTCGCTCGGGCACCGCAGGATCGGCATGATCACCGGGCCGCCCGCGCTGCTGTGCAGCCGGGCCCGCCTGGACGGCTACCGCTCGGCCCTGGAGTCGGCCGGCATCGAGCTGGAGGACGACCTGGTCCGGGTCGGCGACTTCTCGCACGAGTCCGGCTTCGCCCTGGGCTCCGAGCTGCTCGGCGGCCCGCAGCCGCCGACCGCGGTCTTCGCCTCCAGCGACCAGATGGCGCTGGGCGTCTACGAGGCCGCCAGGCAGTCCGGCCTGCGGGTGCCCGACGACCTGAGCGTCGTCGGCTTCGACGACCTTCCGCAGGCCCGCTGGTCACCGCCGCCGCTGACGACAGTGCGGCAGCCGCTCGCCGAAATGGGCGCCGCGGCTGCCGACATGCTGCTCCAACTCGTCCAGGGCCAGACCCCCGACGTCCTGCGGGTGGAGCTGTCCACCAGCCTGGTGGTACGTGAGAGCTCCGCCGCGCCGCGTCAGACCTCCGGCTCCGGCTTGGACCTCGGCACCCGGCCGGCCGGCTCGGGCTCCGCGGTGGGCAGGAAGTGGCCGACGAAGAGCTTGTAG
- a CDS encoding aquaporin family protein: MATRVRGSGLIGEMAAEFAGTMILILIGVGVVAQVVAGGDLTDPKGGLGDHDSISWAWGLGVTLGVYVAARLSGAHLNPAVTLTLAVFRGFSWKKVAPYWVAQFLGAFVAALIVRWNYTEILGHADPGHTIKTQTVFATLPGNGSLTAGVHEWGAFRDQVIGTAILLMLVLAVTDVLNTPPGANLGAFIVGLIVVAIGMAYGANAGYAINPARDLGPRLASYITGYRTAWRDQWGNLYFWVPIAGPLIGGVLGGTIYKLFVGHFLPTAEPEPAGRVPRSKPEPEV; the protein is encoded by the coding sequence ATGGCGACACGTGTACGCGGCTCGGGGCTGATCGGGGAGATGGCGGCGGAATTCGCCGGCACCATGATCCTGATCCTGATCGGTGTCGGCGTGGTGGCCCAGGTGGTCGCCGGCGGCGACCTGACAGACCCCAAAGGCGGTCTCGGCGACCACGACTCCATCTCCTGGGCCTGGGGTCTGGGTGTGACGCTGGGCGTCTACGTGGCGGCCCGGCTCTCCGGCGCCCACCTCAACCCGGCGGTGACGCTGACCCTGGCGGTCTTCAGGGGCTTCTCGTGGAAGAAGGTCGCGCCCTACTGGGTCGCCCAGTTCCTCGGCGCCTTCGTCGCCGCGCTGATCGTGCGGTGGAACTACACCGAGATCCTGGGCCACGCCGACCCGGGGCACACCATCAAGACGCAGACGGTCTTCGCCACGCTGCCGGGCAACGGCTCGCTGACCGCGGGCGTGCACGAGTGGGGCGCCTTCCGCGACCAGGTGATCGGCACCGCGATCCTGCTGATGCTGGTCCTGGCGGTCACCGACGTGCTCAACACCCCTCCGGGCGCCAACCTCGGCGCCTTCATCGTCGGCCTGATCGTCGTCGCGATCGGCATGGCCTACGGTGCCAACGCCGGCTACGCGATCAACCCGGCCCGTGACCTCGGGCCGCGGCTGGCCAGCTACATCACCGGTTACCGCACGGCCTGGCGGGACCAATGGGGCAATCTGTACTTCTGGGTGCCGATCGCGGGACCGCTGATCGGCGGTGTGCTCGGCGGCACGATCTACAAGCTCTTCGTCGGCCACTTCCTGCCCACCGCGGAGCCCGAGCCGGCCGGCCGGGTGCCGAGGTCCAAGCCGGAGCCGGAGGTCTGA
- a CDS encoding NADP-dependent isocitrate dehydrogenase, whose translation MADSTIIYTHTDEAPALATYSFLPVIEAYASTAGVTVESRDISLAGRIIAHFPEYLEEGQRIDDALAELGRLAGTPGANIIKLPNVSASIPQLKAAVAELQQQGYALPDYPDDPKTDQDRDVRARYDKIKGSAVNPVLREGNSDRRAPASVKNYARAHPHRMGAWTPESKTNVATMGADDFRSTEKSAVVAADGTLRIELAGDDGSTTVLRESVPVLAGEVVDASVMRVAALREFLTAQVARAKAEGVLFSVHLKATMMKVSDPIIFGHVVRAFFPRTFAEHGAALAAAGLTPNDGLGGILKGLESLPDGAAIAASFEAELADGPALAMVDSDRGITNLHVPSDVIVDASMPAMIRTSGHMWGPDGQEADTLAVIPDSSYSGVYQVVIDDCRAHGAFDPATMGSVPNVGLMAKAAEEYGSHDKTFEIPVTGTVRVVGADGEAVLEQVVSAGDVFRMCQTKDVPIRDWVKLAVTRARATGSPAVFWLDESRAHDANLIAKVAQYLPEHDTDGLQIEIMTPQAATAFSLERIRRGEDTISVTGNVLRDYLTDLFPILELGTSAKMLSVVPLINGGGLFETGAGGSAPKHVQQLVKENYLRWDSLGEFFALAASFEHLATSTGNARAQVLADTLDRATGTFLNEDRSPSRRLGGIDNRGSHFYLALYWAQELAAQTDDAELAAAFGGLAKNLAEQQDAIVTELIAVQGEPVDIGGYYRPDPAKAAAVMRPSATFNQAIASLA comes from the coding sequence GTGGCTGACTCGACCATCATCTATACGCACACCGACGAGGCGCCGGCCCTGGCGACGTATTCGTTCCTGCCGGTGATCGAGGCCTACGCCTCGACCGCCGGCGTCACGGTCGAGAGCCGTGACATCTCGCTGGCGGGCCGGATCATCGCCCACTTCCCGGAGTACCTGGAGGAGGGGCAGCGGATCGACGACGCGCTGGCCGAGCTGGGCCGGCTGGCCGGCACGCCGGGCGCGAACATCATCAAGCTGCCGAACGTGTCGGCGTCGATCCCGCAACTCAAGGCCGCCGTCGCCGAGCTGCAGCAGCAGGGCTACGCGCTGCCCGACTACCCGGACGACCCGAAGACCGACCAGGACCGCGACGTCCGCGCCCGCTACGACAAGATCAAGGGCAGCGCCGTCAACCCGGTGCTCCGCGAGGGCAACTCCGACCGCCGCGCCCCCGCCTCGGTGAAGAACTACGCCAGGGCCCACCCGCACCGCATGGGCGCCTGGACGCCGGAGTCGAAGACCAACGTGGCGACCATGGGCGCCGACGACTTCAGGAGCACCGAGAAGTCCGCGGTCGTCGCCGCCGACGGCACCCTGCGCATCGAGCTGGCCGGCGACGACGGCTCCACCACCGTGCTGCGCGAGTCGGTGCCGGTGCTGGCCGGCGAGGTCGTCGACGCGTCGGTGATGCGCGTCGCCGCGCTGCGCGAGTTCCTCACCGCCCAGGTCGCCAGGGCCAAGGCGGAGGGCGTGCTGTTCTCGGTGCACCTCAAGGCCACCATGATGAAGGTCTCCGACCCGATCATCTTCGGCCACGTCGTCCGCGCCTTCTTCCCCAGGACCTTCGCCGAGCACGGCGCCGCGCTCGCCGCCGCGGGCCTGACCCCGAACGACGGCCTCGGCGGCATCCTCAAGGGCCTGGAGTCGCTGCCCGACGGCGCCGCGATCGCCGCGTCCTTCGAGGCGGAGCTGGCCGACGGCCCGGCGCTGGCCATGGTCGACTCCGACCGCGGCATCACCAACCTGCACGTGCCCAGCGACGTCATCGTGGACGCCTCGATGCCGGCCATGATCCGCACCTCGGGCCACATGTGGGGCCCCGACGGCCAGGAGGCCGACACCCTCGCGGTGATCCCGGACAGCAGCTACTCCGGCGTCTACCAGGTCGTCATCGACGACTGCCGCGCGCACGGCGCCTTCGACCCGGCCACCATGGGCTCGGTGCCCAACGTCGGCCTGATGGCGAAGGCCGCCGAGGAGTACGGCAGCCACGACAAGACCTTCGAGATCCCCGTCACCGGCACCGTCCGCGTGGTCGGCGCCGACGGCGAGGCGGTGCTCGAGCAGGTCGTCAGCGCCGGCGACGTCTTCCGGATGTGCCAGACCAAGGACGTGCCGATCCGCGACTGGGTCAAGCTCGCCGTCACCCGCGCCCGCGCCACCGGCAGCCCGGCCGTCTTCTGGCTCGACGAGAGCCGCGCGCACGACGCCAACCTGATCGCCAAGGTCGCACAGTACCTGCCCGAGCACGACACCGACGGGCTGCAGATCGAGATCATGACGCCGCAGGCCGCGACCGCCTTCTCGCTGGAGCGTATCCGCCGCGGCGAGGACACCATCTCGGTCACCGGCAACGTGCTGCGCGACTACCTGACCGACCTCTTCCCGATCCTGGAGCTGGGCACCAGCGCCAAGATGCTCTCGGTGGTCCCGCTGATCAACGGCGGCGGCCTGTTCGAGACCGGCGCGGGCGGCTCGGCGCCCAAGCACGTGCAGCAGCTGGTCAAGGAGAACTACCTGCGCTGGGACAGCCTCGGCGAGTTCTTCGCGCTGGCCGCCAGCTTCGAGCACCTGGCCACCTCCACCGGCAACGCGCGGGCGCAGGTCCTCGCCGACACCCTGGACCGCGCCACCGGCACCTTCCTCAACGAGGACCGCTCTCCCAGCCGTCGCCTCGGCGGCATCGACAACCGCGGCAGCCACTTCTACCTCGCGCTCTACTGGGCGCAGGAGCTGGCGGCGCAGACCGACGACGCGGAGCTCGCGGCGGCCTTCGGCGGACTCGCCAAGAACCTCGCCGAGCAGCAGGACGCCATCGTTACCGAATTGATCGCTGTCCAGGGAGAGCCCGTGGACATCGGCGGTTACTACCGGCCGGACCCTGCCAAGGCGGCCGCCGTGATGCGCCCCTCGGCGACATTCAACCAGGCCATCGCCTCGCTCGCCTGA
- a CDS encoding substrate-binding domain-containing protein has protein sequence MNAISRRLVVGSAVITLALTMAACGKAGDKSDNSDDKGKTIGLLLPDTVTARYENFDRPLITKKIQELCSDCKVQYDNAAGDAAKQAQQVSSMIAKGVKVLILDAQDAVGIKSSVQAAVDKGIKVVAYDRLAQGPVSAYVSYDNEKVGELQGQALLDAMGPAATPQSKIVMINGDDADPNAAEFKAGAHKILDGKVTVAYEQSGLWKDTVANQKVQAAITSVGKANIKGVYSANDTMAGGIATALKANNMSGVPLTGQDADLTAIQRILAGTQTSTVYKAAKPEAEATAEIAVDLLEGKDFKSVADTTKKSGSGNDVPSKLLAAVSVTKTNIKDTVVADGTYTAGQICTADFATACTENGIK, from the coding sequence ATGAACGCGATATCGCGCCGTCTTGTTGTGGGAAGCGCAGTGATCACGCTTGCGCTCACCATGGCCGCGTGTGGCAAGGCCGGCGACAAGTCGGACAATTCGGATGACAAGGGCAAGACCATCGGTCTTCTGCTGCCCGACACCGTGACGGCGCGGTACGAGAATTTCGACAGGCCGCTGATCACGAAGAAGATCCAGGAGCTGTGCTCGGACTGCAAAGTGCAGTACGACAACGCCGCCGGTGACGCCGCCAAGCAGGCCCAGCAGGTCAGCAGCATGATCGCCAAGGGCGTCAAGGTGCTGATCCTGGACGCGCAGGACGCGGTCGGCATCAAGTCCTCCGTCCAGGCCGCCGTCGACAAGGGCATCAAGGTCGTCGCCTACGACCGCCTCGCCCAGGGCCCGGTCTCCGCGTACGTGTCCTACGACAACGAGAAGGTCGGCGAGCTGCAGGGCCAGGCCCTGCTCGACGCCATGGGCCCGGCCGCCACCCCGCAGAGCAAGATCGTCATGATCAACGGTGACGACGCCGACCCCAACGCGGCCGAGTTCAAGGCCGGTGCGCACAAGATCCTGGACGGCAAGGTCACCGTCGCCTACGAGCAGTCCGGGCTGTGGAAGGACACCGTCGCCAACCAGAAGGTGCAGGCGGCGATCACCTCGGTCGGCAAGGCCAACATCAAGGGCGTCTACTCGGCCAACGACACGATGGCCGGCGGTATCGCGACCGCCCTCAAGGCGAACAACATGAGCGGCGTGCCGCTGACCGGGCAGGACGCCGACCTCACCGCGATCCAGCGGATCCTGGCCGGCACCCAGACCTCCACGGTCTACAAGGCTGCCAAGCCCGAGGCCGAGGCCACCGCGGAGATCGCGGTGGACCTGCTGGAGGGCAAGGACTTCAAGTCCGTCGCCGACACCACCAAGAAGAGCGGCTCGGGCAATGACGTGCCCTCCAAGCTGCTCGCCGCGGTCTCGGTGACCAAGACCAACATCAAGGACACCGTCGTGGCCGACGGTACGTACACCGCGGGCCAGATCTGCACCGCGGACTTCGCCACCGCCTGCACGGAGAACGGCATCAAGTAA
- a CDS encoding coagulation factor 5/8 type domain-containing protein → MRKPFPPGRSGHRSSIRRRPVALLAAFVLALAGMLGLIGTIGSASAATDYTQSVSEPSATQAKLTFSPTTPATYVIVHYQVGGGGQLNVQMAASGSSWTYTVSPIPAGTVLTYSFTYTKNGPQYDTPQFTYTQGSGGTTSTGTSSGTSTGTSTGTSTGTSTGTTSGSTGGSTTPPPGNCPTQSDTPDFGSNVHIYDPSMSAATIQSQLDAQFDQQKDTATAQFSNNRVAQLFKPGTYNVNDNVGFYTSVAGLGQNPDDVTFNGNITVDAFNASDAGNATQNFWRSAENLAINPGGGTDRWAVAQAAPFRRIDVHGGLALYPASYGYASGGYIADTKVSGQTASISQQQWYTRDSNLGSWAGGVWNMVFSGVNGAPGTTFPNPPETTLATTPVSRDVPYLYVDGTGKYRVFLPSLRTNASGPSWANGSTPGSSLPMSRFYVVKAGDTATTINNALASGCNLFVTPGVYHLDQTLDITHANTTVLGIGYPTFVPDNGVNAMQVADVDGVRLKGLLFDAGTTNSQALLTVGPSGSSASHAADPTTVQDVFFRIGGQVAGKATNSLIVNSSNTIIDHIWAWRADHGSGVGWTSNTADNGLTVNGDNVLATGLFVEHYQKYEVVWNGQGGKTIFFQNENPYDPPNQAAWKNPAGQNGYAAYKVGTNVTTHEAWGLGSYCYFNVNPAVNNYHAFEVPSTSGVKFHSALTVSLGGVGTITHVINDTGAVTASNTTPSNVVNFP, encoded by the coding sequence ATGCGCAAGCCCTTCCCCCCAGGCCGGTCAGGGCACCGGTCGTCCATCCGCCGCCGGCCCGTCGCCCTGCTCGCCGCCTTCGTCCTGGCCCTCGCCGGCATGCTGGGGCTGATCGGCACCATCGGCAGCGCGTCGGCCGCCACCGACTACACCCAGAGCGTCAGCGAACCGAGCGCCACGCAGGCGAAGCTGACCTTCAGCCCGACCACGCCCGCGACCTATGTGATCGTCCACTACCAGGTGGGCGGCGGCGGGCAGTTGAACGTCCAGATGGCGGCGTCCGGCAGCAGCTGGACCTACACCGTCTCGCCGATCCCGGCCGGCACGGTGCTGACGTACTCGTTCACCTACACCAAGAACGGGCCGCAGTACGACACCCCGCAGTTCACGTACACCCAGGGCAGCGGCGGCACCACCAGCACCGGGACGAGCAGCGGCACGAGCACCGGGACCAGCACGGGCACCAGCACCGGGACCAGCACGGGTACGACGAGCGGCAGCACCGGCGGCTCCACCACCCCGCCGCCCGGCAACTGCCCCACGCAGTCGGACACCCCTGACTTCGGGTCGAACGTGCACATCTATGATCCGTCGATGTCGGCTGCCACCATCCAGTCGCAGCTTGATGCCCAGTTCGACCAGCAGAAGGACACCGCCACCGCCCAGTTCAGCAACAACCGGGTGGCACAGCTGTTCAAGCCGGGTACGTACAACGTGAACGACAACGTGGGCTTCTACACCTCGGTGGCGGGCCTGGGGCAGAACCCGGACGACGTCACGTTCAACGGCAACATCACCGTGGACGCGTTCAACGCCTCCGACGCGGGTAACGCGACGCAGAACTTCTGGCGGTCCGCGGAGAATCTGGCGATCAATCCCGGTGGCGGCACCGACCGTTGGGCGGTGGCCCAGGCCGCGCCCTTCCGCCGGATCGACGTGCACGGCGGCCTGGCACTGTATCCGGCCAGTTACGGCTACGCCAGCGGCGGCTACATCGCCGACACCAAGGTCAGCGGGCAGACCGCGTCGATCTCCCAGCAGCAGTGGTACACCCGCGACAGCAACCTGGGCAGCTGGGCCGGCGGTGTGTGGAACATGGTCTTCTCCGGGGTGAACGGCGCCCCGGGCACCACCTTCCCCAACCCGCCCGAGACCACCCTGGCCACCACCCCGGTCTCCCGTGACGTGCCGTACCTGTACGTGGACGGCACCGGCAAGTACCGGGTGTTCCTGCCCTCGCTGCGCACCAACGCCTCGGGCCCGAGCTGGGCCAACGGCAGCACTCCCGGCAGCTCGCTGCCGATGAGCCGGTTCTACGTGGTCAAGGCCGGCGACACCGCGACCACCATCAACAACGCCCTGGCCTCCGGCTGCAACCTGTTCGTCACACCCGGTGTCTACCACCTCGACCAGACGCTCGACATCACCCACGCGAACACCACCGTGCTGGGCATCGGCTACCCCACCTTCGTGCCCGACAACGGGGTCAACGCCATGCAGGTCGCCGACGTGGACGGGGTCCGCCTCAAGGGCCTGCTCTTCGACGCGGGCACCACCAACTCGCAGGCACTGCTCACGGTCGGCCCCTCGGGCTCGTCCGCGAGTCACGCGGCCGACCCGACGACCGTCCAGGACGTGTTCTTCCGGATCGGCGGCCAGGTCGCGGGCAAGGCCACCAACAGCCTGATCGTCAACAGCAGCAACACGATCATCGACCACATCTGGGCCTGGCGCGCCGACCACGGCAGCGGCGTGGGCTGGACCAGCAACACCGCCGACAACGGCCTGACCGTCAACGGCGACAACGTGCTGGCCACCGGCCTGTTCGTCGAGCACTACCAGAAGTACGAGGTGGTGTGGAACGGCCAGGGCGGCAAGACGATCTTCTTCCAGAACGAGAACCCGTACGACCCGCCCAACCAGGCGGCCTGGAAGAACCCAGCAGGCCAGAACGGCTACGCCGCCTACAAGGTCGGGACGAACGTCACCACCCACGAGGCATGGGGACTCGGCAGTTACTGCTACTTCAACGTCAACCCGGCGGTGAACAACTACCACGCGTTCGAGGTGCCCAGCACGTCGGGCGTGAAGTTCCACAGCGCACTCACCGTGTCCCTGGGCGGCGTGGGCACCATCACCCACGTCATCAACGACACCGGTGCGGTCACCGCGTCCAACACCACTCCCAGCAACGTCGTCAACTTCCCCTGA